A single region of the Deefgea piscis genome encodes:
- a CDS encoding TnsD family Tn7-like transposition protein, with translation MIRCDAEFPTKFYYLPGPYPDELIGSLFIRIGHHLGVSVKKLHSMLSYLPKSKWPLFFHSPLAPLANALSIPSEILLYRHTPFSYVTAFDSPETIKRLALGLISNQQMASALSHSAAIGGVMLRYCEECIKEDKHEFGEDFWHRKHNIPFITVCAKHQQLLKFVSLKRSGISTSQLPSQFDGEYMKAIFPEYLQQIVENFSLKIFDSEVRKSPQEWQSYYRARAIERGFPVQGSGLAACALSREFERFYGSSVLASLKLPLRSESQSWVACLLRQSETSDVTAKHILMNVFLKYGPTPAIVHTKPPGPKELNFPAIDSQFAEAIKKYQLQLKPGNRLTVKQLLIDLKILETVRHHRASLPETHKQLEFFRRSEFSARQVGGRPRKAQKINT, from the coding sequence ATGATTCGTTGTGATGCTGAGTTTCCAACGAAATTCTATTACTTACCTGGTCCTTATCCCGATGAGCTTATCGGAAGTCTATTTATTCGGATTGGCCATCATTTAGGGGTGTCCGTCAAAAAGCTTCATAGCATGCTCAGCTATTTGCCAAAAAGCAAATGGCCACTTTTCTTTCACTCCCCGCTCGCGCCGCTCGCAAATGCCTTATCCATACCTTCAGAAATACTACTATACCGACATACTCCTTTTTCATATGTCACAGCTTTCGACTCTCCCGAAACTATAAAACGGCTAGCTTTGGGTCTGATTAGCAATCAACAGATGGCATCTGCATTGTCACACTCAGCAGCTATTGGTGGTGTAATGCTTCGCTACTGCGAAGAATGCATCAAAGAAGATAAGCATGAATTTGGCGAAGACTTCTGGCATCGTAAGCACAATATTCCGTTCATCACAGTGTGTGCTAAGCATCAACAATTATTAAAATTTGTTTCATTAAAACGGTCGGGAATATCAACTTCGCAGTTGCCATCACAATTTGATGGAGAATATATGAAAGCTATCTTTCCCGAATATCTCCAACAAATAGTAGAGAATTTTTCACTCAAAATTTTTGACTCTGAAGTACGAAAGTCGCCTCAAGAATGGCAAAGCTATTATCGTGCGCGAGCTATCGAGAGAGGCTTTCCTGTTCAGGGTTCTGGACTTGCTGCATGTGCCCTATCACGAGAGTTTGAAAGATTCTATGGCTCAAGCGTTTTAGCATCATTAAAACTGCCATTGAGAAGTGAAAGTCAGTCGTGGGTTGCTTGTTTGTTGCGACAAAGTGAGACATCTGATGTGACTGCAAAGCATATTTTGATGAATGTTTTTCTAAAATACGGCCCAACTCCCGCCATTGTCCATACTAAGCCTCCAGGACCAAAGGAATTAAATTTTCCGGCAATTGACAGTCAGTTTGCTGAAGCTATCAAAAAATATCAGCTTCAACTGAAGCCAGGCAACAGATTGACTGTAAAGCAACTGCTCATCGACCTAAAAATCTTAGAAACCGTTCGACACCATCGTGCATCACTTCCTGAAACGCACAAGCAGCTTGAGTTTTTTCGACGCTCCGAATTTTCAGCTCGGCAAGTTGGAGGGCGTCCTCGAAAAGCACAGAAAATTAACACGTGA
- a CDS encoding Wadjet anti-phage system protein JetD domain-containing protein, with product MSDSFLSVLENASRKRIVLDDVRRAFFVAHPETITAPNRNALLLERLRELEKACCIKLPAAGSWEKVGNPPLPKWVQVTGMETSTPNFEDYASVAWVPELGFWPELKLPALETARLINDYLLSHRNKLRLVPIKERSLEIFGDEKRLDSLRTSGSATLFGGRLPLSVLGAFVVPSPLPYRMSNVVGAPVLIVENHNSFWSFGEWNQHAKRYSAVVYGSGKAFQGSGNALEQVLIEVGGVSAQYLGDLDPAGVRIPIEFNRTRSSVSSMVAPAIELYRWLLENGHKRVLCEQHNGLRSLAEEWLGNELGAELSELWISGHWIPQEALGFERLMATPMQF from the coding sequence ATGAGTGACTCGTTTTTATCAGTCCTAGAGAATGCCTCTCGAAAGCGGATTGTGCTTGACGATGTTCGGCGCGCGTTCTTTGTCGCTCATCCAGAAACAATTACTGCGCCAAATCGCAACGCTCTTTTACTTGAACGTCTAAGAGAACTTGAAAAAGCATGCTGTATCAAGCTCCCTGCGGCAGGTAGTTGGGAAAAAGTTGGAAACCCTCCTTTGCCAAAGTGGGTACAAGTAACTGGCATGGAGACTTCAACTCCTAATTTTGAAGACTATGCCTCGGTCGCATGGGTCCCCGAACTTGGTTTTTGGCCAGAATTGAAACTTCCTGCACTAGAAACCGCACGGTTAATAAATGACTACCTACTTAGCCATCGCAATAAATTAAGATTAGTCCCAATTAAAGAGCGCTCGCTAGAGATATTCGGTGATGAAAAACGCCTTGATTCGTTACGTACCAGCGGTAGTGCTACCCTTTTTGGAGGTCGCCTTCCTTTATCTGTCTTGGGCGCCTTTGTCGTACCATCACCATTACCATACCGCATGAGCAACGTAGTCGGAGCACCTGTATTAATCGTCGAAAATCACAACAGCTTTTGGAGTTTCGGTGAATGGAACCAACATGCTAAGCGCTATTCAGCTGTAGTTTATGGTTCAGGCAAAGCTTTTCAGGGAAGTGGTAATGCACTTGAGCAGGTGCTTATTGAAGTTGGCGGTGTAAGTGCTCAGTATCTAGGGGACCTAGACCCTGCTGGAGTTCGTATACCAATAGAATTTAATCGCACTCGTTCATCCGTTAGCTCCATGGTTGCACCTGCAATTGAACTTTATCGCTGGCTACTTGAAAACGGACACAAACGCGTATTATGCGAACAGCATAACGGGCTGAGGTCCTTAGCAGAAGAATGGTTAGGGAATGAGCTTGGCGCAGAGCTTAGCGAATTATGGATATCTGGACATTGGATTCCTCAGGAAGCCCTCGGATTTGAAAGATTAATGGCGACACCAATGCAATTTTAA